In Ignavibacteria bacterium, the DNA window AATCGTTCTGCGAATGGAGAACGCCCAGAAATCATTCGGTTCTCACAGTGTATTTAATGGGATTAACCTTGAAATTAATAAGGAAGATAAAATCGCTATAGTTGGGAAAAACGGATCTGGCAAAACTACCCTGTCTAAAATTATTGCAAGTGAAGAATCGATCGATAATGGGAAAATACAATTTGGTCACAATGTGATTACGAGTTATTACTCACAAGATGTTGCAGAACAATTGAATTTGAATATTTCCGTTTTGGAAACTGTCGAAAATGTGAATCCGCAAAAGAGTCAACGAGAATTGAGGACAATTCTCGGCTGCTTTTTATTCAATGGCGATGAGGTATTTAAAAAAGTAAAAGTATTATCAGGCGGAGAAAAAAGCCGATTAGCTTTAGCCAAAATTTTACTTCACCCATCTAATTTTTTAATAATGGATGAACCGACGAATCATCTCGATATTGATTCCAAGAAAATCCTGCAGGACGCGCTGATCGATTACGATGGTTCTTTATTAATCGTCTCTCACGATGTTGAGTTTCTTGATCCAATTGTGAGTAAAGTAATTGAAGTAAAAGATGAAAAGATCAAAACATATCTTGGGAATGTTTCTGAATACCTTTCCAAGATTGAACTTTCGAATTATAACGAAGAACCAGCAATAAAGAATGAAAAAACAAATCAAAGGAGACTGCAGAAAAGATTCGAAGCAGAAGCAAGACAAAAATTTTATCAAGCTACTAAAGAAATCAAATTAAATGTGGGTGTAATTGAAAAAGAAATTTCAGAATTAGAAGCTCGCAAGAAAATTCTAGAAGTTGAGATGAATTCTCCATCTTTCATGAAAAACTCAAACCATCATATAATCTTCGTTGAATACAACAATGTAACAAAAAAACTTGAAAAATTATTTATTGAATGGGAGAAAAGAGCAACTGAGCTGCACGAAAAAGAAAAGTTATTTTTTCCAGAAGATGAGAGATAACAAATTCTTGGAATTAACTTTAACTTGGGACCTTTTATTTCTTGCACAAGAATTTTTACTATAATAATTTGAGACATGGGCGAAGAGCACAACGAAAATCTTATTGAACCAACGGAGCAAAAACTTCTGCGATGTTCGGTTCACAATCGAATGATATTTGGTATCTGCGGCGGTCTTTCAGAATATTTTAGAATTAATTCTGCAGTAATAAGATTACTCTTCATACTTTTTTTTCTAGTTGGCGGAGCCGGTTTGATATTTTATATCTTATTCGGATTCATAATTCCTGTGGACTTTTCTAATAATGAAGTTATTCCATCTGATGAAATCAGAATACATTTTGAAAAAAA includes these proteins:
- a CDS encoding ABC-F family ATP-binding cassette domain-containing protein — protein: MISTENLSIQFSGEYLFHSASFKINSGDKIGVIGPNGCGKTTLLRILSKIQEPESSSINFQSGISIGYLPQDYISEDSDKSLFDEIYQSNSSLVELENSEKLLLNGLKFSHDSALIKKLGEVQEKIHEINPEVFKSNAKKILFGLGFTENDLIKNSSLFSGGWKMRIALSKILLSNPDILLLDEPTNHLDLDSLEFLIKYLQKFPGAVIIVSHDQHFLNTVTKKTLGFSFGTINMYNGNVKNYLEAEETKREQLIASFKNQQQKIKQIERFIERFRYKATKARQVQSRIKMLDKFEKIELHDEEHTISFDFGNTPRSGKIVLRMENAQKSFGSHSVFNGINLEINKEDKIAIVGKNGSGKTTLSKIIASEESIDNGKIQFGHNVITSYYSQDVAEQLNLNISVLETVENVNPQKSQRELRTILGCFLFNGDEVFKKVKVLSGGEKSRLALAKILLHPSNFLIMDEPTNHLDIDSKKILQDALIDYDGSLLIVSHDVEFLDPIVSKVIEVKDEKIKTYLGNVSEYLSKIELSNYNEEPAIKNEKTNQRRLQKRFEAEARQKFYQATKEIKLNVGVIEKEISELEARKKILEVEMNSPSFMKNSNHHIIFVEYNNVTKKLEKLFIEWEKRATELHEKEKLFFPEDER